From Pleurocapsa sp. PCC 7319:
CGATTAACTTCATCTCAATTCCTCCTCATCTTCGAGCAAGCAATTAGCTTGTAATTTCATAAATAGTTTCAACTCCTTTAATTGCACTTATGGCTAGAAGAAACACTGTGTTGAACTATCCTGTTACTAGATCGAGTAACATGACTAGTCGACTGATAGGAACTTTGATGACAGTTAGAGGGAACACTACGATAGCTTTGCCAAGGAAAACGCCAAGAACGCCATGGACTCCAATATCGATAGGAGCGACGACTGGGAACTTTTACCGAGGTTCCTCCAGAATTAACGTAAACACTTCCGTCACTGTGGGTAGTAGCTTCTAAATTAGAAGTTTTTACTTGAACTGTACTAGCATTTACAGAAATACTAGAAGCAATTAAAGTACTGGGTAACATCATACCTATTGCCACTAACCCCATTAATTTAGTTGGTTTCATGGTAAAAAATTTTAATTCAGGTAATAAACAGCTATAGGAAATAAGGAAAAAGCGAGTGTTTACTTCAACTAGCTTTTTCCTCAATCTTTCCTAAATACACTAAGTAATTGTCAACAGTTGATTACTTAGTAGCGACTACGGCGAATACGACGAGTGTGACTGACATTAGATTGTTGAGCATCTTGAACGCAAGTATTATACTCACCTAACTGATCACAGAATTGATCACTACGCTGTACTATGCCAGTGTTTCCTTGATCCTCGTAATTGTCGTAACCATAACGACCATAGCCAGAACGATTGCGATATTCAGTATACTGTTGGTTCCTTTGATTAGAATTTTGTACCGAAACATTATCGCTACCTGTAATTACTGATTCTTGAATTGATTCTTGGATCAGTGCATCATCAGCTTTTGCCGGAGAAACAACTAAACCAATAGTAGAAATAGCGAGTAAAGTAAAAACTACTTGTTTACTGTTATGAGCAAAGATTTGTTGGTTCATAGTGTGAAAATAGTCTCTATAAAATTAACCTTGTCCAGAAACTAGACGCACCTGTGAAGTTAGGGTTCCATTTTAAGAAAATTTATCTTTTTCTTTACTTTGCAAACAACTTATAATAGTCCCATTTGAATTGAAAATTACTGTCAATGGTCAGGTAATAGACAACAGGCAATAGGCAATAGAAATTCTTTAATATTATTTAGGATTGCTATAAGATGTTTGTCTGTTTTAGTTTTCTGGTTTCTTTAATGATTTAAGGAGCTACCATTTTCTGGAAATCATGAGATACGAAAATTAACAGCCAGGAATTTGACTTGAAATTTCTGATACTATTTCCCTTAGTTCTTTTACAAATCGATAATATATCGATGCCTAAAAATGGGTTTAAAAATAGTCAAAAACTTTGATACAAGCTTTACTCTTAATTCTGAATCAAGAGAAATTTTATTTAGTTTGTTGACCAATAAGGCTTTTACCGCACAAATTAGCCAAAAATTACATGAAACTGAAATAGAGTTTACAGACCTATTGTTTCAACCTGTTCCCTACAGTCAGCATACTCCCAAGGGGATGCCCTCAGAGTTTGAAAAATATCATAATTCTGATGAGTACATTATCATTAACGTACCACCGAACTTTATGTTTCAAGCGAAAATCTTTAAACCAAGCCGACTCTGCGCTATCTATCGTAAGGTTAATTATTAGAAATCTAGTTAATAGTTAAATTTCAACCAGTAGTTTAAAAACATTATTAATTAATATGTCTACCCAAATCGAAATATTGCCTCTTTCTAGTTTGGAATATTTGGCATACTTAGATCATGATGGGTGTATTGATGAAGATATACAGGGAAAAATTGGCGTATATGCCATCTTCGATCAGGCTCAAGAAATGCAGTACGTGGGATATTCCCGTGATATTTACCTGAGTCTGAAACAACACTTAGTTCGTCAGCCGCACAACTGTTATTGGATAAAATTACAAACCATCACTCGTCCCAGTCGCAAAATTTTAGAAGATATTGCCTCTGCTTGGATTCAAGAAAATGGAGCAACTCCAGTGGGTAATAAAACCCAAAAATCTGTTTGGACTGAACCAATTGATGCCAATCCGGCTATGACAGAGGAAGAAAAGTCACAATATCAACAGATCGATGAGTTAGGACAAATTAAAATAAGAAAAAAAGTAGCCAGACGGGTTGAAGCCCAAATTCAAAAAGAGTTAAGCGATCGCGGAGTTAAAATGAATATTCGTTTTAATCCCAAACTAAAAGAGAAAGGTCTATTAGACTTAAAGTAGACCAATAAGTAAATTAGGCGACAATCTCAAGATTCCGCAAGGATGAGCTTGGATAACGCCTAACATCAGAGATGATTGTCTTCTCTTAACTACTAACTGAGTTGTTTCTGGATATATAACCACTCGTTGTACCTAAGTATGAAAGCTGTAATGCTAAACAACCGCTATCGCATTATTAAAACTCTTGGTAGAGGGGGTTTTGGTGAAACATATCTTACAGAAGATACACATATGCCTTCAGGACGCAAATGTGTCCTCAAGCAGTTGAAACCAATTGTCAAGCAACCGAAAACACCTTTATGGATGAAGGAGCGTTTTCAGCGTGAGGCGGCAATCTTGGAAGAGCTGGGAGAAAACAGTAATCAAATTCCTCAGCTTTATGCTTATTTTTCTGAGGATGGTAAGTTTTACTTAGTTCAAGAGTGGATTGAAGGACTAACTTTAGATCAATATTGGGAACGAGAAGGTAATCTTCATCGCGATGAAGTCAGACAAATTCTCTTGCAATTATTACCTGTCTTGAATTATGTTCACAGTCGCCGCATAATTCATCGAGATATTAAGCCCGAAAATATTATTTTGCGTCAAGGGGATAATTTGCCCTTTTTGATCGATTTTGGCGCTGTCAAAGAGGCAATGGCGACTGAGATCAATCAGAACTCAAATAGTACCTATTCTGCTTCTATCGGTACTCCTGGCTATATGTCTTCAGAACAAGCGGCAGGTCGCCCTATATACTCAAGCGATTTATATAGCTTGGGATTGACAGCTATTTTCTTGTTGACAGGAAAATCCCCCAACGAGCTAGAAACCAATCCTCGCACTGGGGAGATAATTTGGCAAGAACACGCCTTTAATCTAGATCCCAAACTGGCTGCGGTCATTGATCAAGCAATTCGGTTTCACCCTCGCGATCGCTTTGCTACTGCTCAGGAAATGCTAGTTGCCATCAACAGTGGACTCAATGCCCCTCGAACTACTCATCCTACAGGAGCTACCTTGAATCTGGCTCCAAGGAGCAATTCTGCTAGTGAGCAATATATTTCCCGAGGAAACAAACACCATACTATTGCTATGGAACCCAAGGGAGCTAATAAGCCTAAAAAACGTGGTTTATTAGCTAATGTTGCTTTGTTTATGCTCATTGCTATAGGGATAGGTGCAGGAACTTTTGCCGCCGGTTTTGCTGTGATCTCTAGCTTATTGCGATCGCCAGAAACTTCAACTCAACAAGCTGAGGTCAAACCACCAACTCGTACACCAGATTTGTTTCCAACTATAGAAAAACAGGACGACATCAACCAGAAAGAATCAGACCAGAAACAGGCTGAAGCAGACAAAAAAGAGGTTGAGCGAAACGAAGCAGCTAAAAATGCTGCTAGAAGAGCTAGATTAAGAAAAATTGCTGCAGAAATTAGGAAAAAAGTCCGAAATTCTGAACCCGAAACGACAGAAGAACAGCCAGAAGTTTTCGTGGAGGAAAAACCGCCAAAAAAACTGGCTAAAATTGAGCTAGAACCAGCATCAACACCAGAAACCGAAATCAGTATCCCAATTTTGACTACTGGGACATCTGAAAGCCAGCTCATGAGTACTCTGGGGGAACCAAATTCAACAAGAAGAGGGTGGCGACCTAATAGTCAGGTATTAGTTTATTATGATGTTGTTCCCGACCAGGCCAACATTAGCTATCAATCAGACGATACAGGAAAAATAAGACAAACTGATGTTGCCCTCAACCAGTCAGTGAGCCTGGGAGCAATGCAGCAAACTTTAGCTAAAATGCTGGGGGGAAATGCCCCTGCTGGAGTTAAAGAAAAACTGCGTAGTGTTTATGATCGTCAGGCTAACTTTAGTTTCTTTAAGGTCAGCAATCTCGAAGGCAAAGTACAACGAGATTCTAAAGATCGAATTAATATCTCCGTTTGGGAAAGGGGATTTCAGTAATCAGTAATCAGTAATCAGTAATCAGAAACAACATGATATTTGTAGATCATTCGTTGGTTCGACAATTCTGGTACTCTGTTTGAGTATGATAGACGAAATATTATACGAATAATCTATAAGAATGAAGGAAAGGTCTGATTCTACGCCTGATATTAATCCAGAAAATATAGCCGAGCCAGAAAACAATAAAGTAGAACTTGATGAACAACCTTTGTCCCTAGTCCAATCAGAGCCATCAGAATCGATAGGGATTAAGCGACCAGCGATCGCCAAAAAAAACTATAAGACTAAAGTTAGTTTTTCTCAGTCTCAATTAATCGTCATTGCTGTATTGCTAATGGTCTTAGGGTTATGGTTTCGGCTGCCCTGGTTGGGAATAATCAGTGCCAGCTCAGCTTTATTACTGTCTTTAGGAGTGGTTTTTACTTCCGTTAAAGTCTGGGTAACTAAGTTCCTTACTGTTCAAGAAAGAAGAACTATCCTCGCATTTATAGGTTTTACAGCAGCGATCGCCGGATTGTGTAATTATCTGGGAGTCTATAACAACGTTGGTAACTGGCTAACTCAGTTCAAATATGATGAGTTTGGCTCTTGGGCAGACTGGATTGGAGCTTTAGGTCAAATTTCGATAGCCGTCTTAGCTGTATATGTCGCTTGGGCGCAGTATGTAATTTCTAAAGACTTAACCATTCAACAAAACCGAATTACTCAACAACAAACCATTGATGCTTATTTTCAGGGTATTTCCGATTTGACCTTAAACGAAGAAGGTTTATTAGAAGATTGGCCCCAGGAAAGAGCGATCGCAGAAGGAAGAACCGCATCAATTCTTTCTAGCATCAACGAAAATGGGAAAGCCAAAGTTATTCGTTTTTTATCTCAATCTCGCTTATTAACTCCTCTCAAAAGAGATAATCGTCTAGGGAGAGCAATTCTCGATGGTAGTGGCGGATATTCAGAAGATCGCCCTTATGGAACTAGAGTAATCGATTTAGGTGTCATGCTGGCAGGAGCTTATTTAGTTGGACAAGACCTGCGTTGGACTGATTTAAGCGATTCTAATATGGTTCGAGCAAATCTTTCTCATTGCGATCTGGTTAAAGCTAATCTTGCTCGTACTGTACTATATGAAGCCAATCTCGCAGGGGCAGATATGAAAGGGACTCGCTTATTTTATGGTTCTGTAGAAACTGCTACCCCCAGAAGCATCACCTTACAACCAGACTATGAAACAGGCAAACATACAGGCGTTGTCGTCGAAAAAGCCAATCTTTCTGGAGTCAAACGACTTAGTGAAGAACAGCGATATTATCTATGTTCTTGGTGTGGTGAAAAGTCCAGAGCGACAGTACCTGGAGGTTGTGAAGGAATTCCGAATAGATTGGGGAGATAAATAATTTTGTACTCAAGATTGCTGAATAAAATCGGCAACAACCCGAACAAACTCTGATGTAGATTCGTAGGGAAGCACATTACGCCCCGGAATAAAGCAACCTTGACCCTGGGGAAGATGCTTAAGATAGGCATCTAATCGTTCTTGTAGAGTTTCGGATTTACCTTCACGACTAATACTTGACGATTGTTCTCCGAAAACAACTAAAGTGGGCTGTTCAATTTGGGAAATAGCCGAAGCATAATCCTCTCGCCAAAATCCCGCCAAAAAAGAAAAAACAGCATAACGACTCTGAGGATTTTTCGCTCCTGCGGTTAACTCATCTAACCAATGATCATCGACCTGTTCGGCTTTGGCAAATAATTGTCGGATCGAAAAAGATTCAATAAACTGACGACGACGAGCATAGCGATAAAAAAGCTGACCTAAACCAACGGGAGAATTAAATAACAAATTCCATAACAATTTTTGCTGTTGTGGTTTTGCCTTGTCTGTTATTGTGCGCCAAGCAGGAGGAGCAGATAAAACTAATCCTTTGATCTCGTTCGCTTCGGCAGATTTTTGTACTAAGTTAATCGCAATGGGAAATGATGCTCCTTGAACAACAAGAATAACAGGCTTTTTAACTATGGTTGCGATAAAGTGTTGGATTTGTTGCGCCCAATCAACGGGATAATAAGCCACAGCAGGCATATCACTAGCACCGCATCCAAGTAAATCAGGATTATAAACCACAGAATCAGGATTTTGGGCTAACCAAGTTGCAATAAAACGTTGCCAGAAGATACCTGATAAACCTACACCAATGGGATGAATCAGAACCAAAGCGGGTGTATTGGTTAGAGGCTTATCTAAGCTATCAACTGTGTACGCACAGCGATAACCTCGCCAAGAATAATATTGAGGAGAATTGCTCATCATTTAATTAATGGGTCTGAAACCTAGCCCTTTAGGGCAATAGTAAGTTAATAATTTCGACACTTAATCTCAAGATAGCAAGTGTCCTAAAAAACTTTCCACAAAAAAAAGGGTGAAAGTTTTTGTGTCCCTTCATATGTGACAAGGTTAATTTTAGAGACTATTCACCCTAAGAGCAATTATAGCCTTAAAAATTTCTGAAATCTCTAAAAAAAATAGATATTAAATAAAACCTTGATGATTTAAGGCATGAAACCCTAATAATCTGTTCTTAGCCTTTAACTATTAGCTTTTTATTCAACGGGTAAAGCCCTTAGCTTATAGCTTACAGCTTATAGCTGTTAAATTCAAAGATTTAAATTAAATTGCTATCAGCAAATACAAAATCATCTTGACCATTAAAATAATTATCTAAACTTGCTGCAAAAGTACTATTAGGATTTTCAAATTCAAATTCTCTGGTTTCGCCTTCATCGAGAATAATAATTTGATTATTATTTTTAATGTCCGTATTGTTATTACCAAAGACATCGGCTATTTGCTGATTTCTTTGACTAGCTAATACCTCATGATTTTCAAATAAGGGAGAACCTGCGACTGCCTGATCTAATATAGGTAAAATAAAGTCATCAATATTGAAGTTGGGATTGGCTAATTCTGTTCCGGTTAAACCTGTTAGCTCATCATCTATTTCGTCACTAAAACTAAAATCAAACTGGATATTTTGATTAATAGTTTGCTCAATAGTATTGTTATTAGTGTCTAAAAAACTTTCTTGAAAAACAAACTGCTCTGGAGGTAAATCTGATGAATTTTCGGGTAAATCTTCGAGATAATCTTCATCTATGAAAAGAAAAGTAGCGAGACTTTGATCTAATTCCTGAATAACATCATTATTGTTACCAAAAACTCTAACATCCTGAACACCTAGTTGAGCCGAATCGAGTAAATTATCACTAGCAAAATTTTCGAGAAAATCATCAAAAGTTTTGGTTTCATCAAACACATAATCTGGGTTGAACCCAAATTCGTCGTACCCAGATATATCGAAGATTCTTTGTTCAGAATAAAAATCTAAAATATTATCATTTCCCTCAACAAATGCTTGTTGCCTAGTAAATTGAACTGTA
This genomic window contains:
- a CDS encoding pentapeptide repeat-containing protein, which codes for MKERSDSTPDINPENIAEPENNKVELDEQPLSLVQSEPSESIGIKRPAIAKKNYKTKVSFSQSQLIVIAVLLMVLGLWFRLPWLGIISASSALLLSLGVVFTSVKVWVTKFLTVQERRTILAFIGFTAAIAGLCNYLGVYNNVGNWLTQFKYDEFGSWADWIGALGQISIAVLAVYVAWAQYVISKDLTIQQNRITQQQTIDAYFQGISDLTLNEEGLLEDWPQERAIAEGRTASILSSINENGKAKVIRFLSQSRLLTPLKRDNRLGRAILDGSGGYSEDRPYGTRVIDLGVMLAGAYLVGQDLRWTDLSDSNMVRANLSHCDLVKANLARTVLYEANLAGADMKGTRLFYGSVETATPRSITLQPDYETGKHTGVVVEKANLSGVKRLSEEQRYYLCSWCGEKSRATVPGGCEGIPNRLGR
- a CDS encoding alpha/beta fold hydrolase; the protein is MSNSPQYYSWRGYRCAYTVDSLDKPLTNTPALVLIHPIGVGLSGIFWQRFIATWLAQNPDSVVYNPDLLGCGASDMPAVAYYPVDWAQQIQHFIATIVKKPVILVVQGASFPIAINLVQKSAEANEIKGLVLSAPPAWRTITDKAKPQQQKLLWNLLFNSPVGLGQLFYRYARRRQFIESFSIRQLFAKAEQVDDHWLDELTAGAKNPQSRYAVFSFLAGFWREDYASAISQIEQPTLVVFGEQSSSISREGKSETLQERLDAYLKHLPQGQGCFIPGRNVLPYESTSEFVRVVADFIQQS
- a CDS encoding GIY-YIG nuclease family protein; the protein is MSTQIEILPLSSLEYLAYLDHDGCIDEDIQGKIGVYAIFDQAQEMQYVGYSRDIYLSLKQHLVRQPHNCYWIKLQTITRPSRKILEDIASAWIQENGATPVGNKTQKSVWTEPIDANPAMTEEEKSQYQQIDELGQIKIRKKVARRVEAQIQKELSDRGVKMNIRFNPKLKEKGLLDLK
- a CDS encoding serine/threonine-protein kinase is translated as MKAVMLNNRYRIIKTLGRGGFGETYLTEDTHMPSGRKCVLKQLKPIVKQPKTPLWMKERFQREAAILEELGENSNQIPQLYAYFSEDGKFYLVQEWIEGLTLDQYWEREGNLHRDEVRQILLQLLPVLNYVHSRRIIHRDIKPENIILRQGDNLPFLIDFGAVKEAMATEINQNSNSTYSASIGTPGYMSSEQAAGRPIYSSDLYSLGLTAIFLLTGKSPNELETNPRTGEIIWQEHAFNLDPKLAAVIDQAIRFHPRDRFATAQEMLVAINSGLNAPRTTHPTGATLNLAPRSNSASEQYISRGNKHHTIAMEPKGANKPKKRGLLANVALFMLIAIGIGAGTFAAGFAVISSLLRSPETSTQQAEVKPPTRTPDLFPTIEKQDDINQKESDQKQAEADKKEVERNEAAKNAARRARLRKIAAEIRKKVRNSEPETTEEQPEVFVEEKPPKKLAKIELEPASTPETEISIPILTTGTSESQLMSTLGEPNSTRRGWRPNSQVLVYYDVVPDQANISYQSDDTGKIRQTDVALNQSVSLGAMQQTLAKMLGGNAPAGVKEKLRSVYDRQANFSFFKVSNLEGKVQRDSKDRINISVWERGFQ